A single genomic interval of Selenobaculum gibii harbors:
- a CDS encoding Hsp20/alpha crystallin family protein has product MFDLVPFHGSGNIAKRGDAFDRLFTKMFEQPFGLMHNFNSSFSSFKVDVKDMGATYELTAELPGVKKEEITLDYNQNYLTISANRNEENETKENNYIYRERHVGKVQRSFYIDNIDRDKIQATFQDGILHVQLPKQKDTQKPYQSIQID; this is encoded by the coding sequence ATGTTTGATTTAGTACCGTTCCATGGTTCTGGTAATATTGCTAAAAGAGGAGATGCTTTCGACCGTTTATTCACTAAAATGTTTGAACAGCCGTTTGGACTAATGCATAACTTTAACTCATCTTTTAGCAGTTTTAAAGTTGATGTCAAAGATATGGGTGCCACCTATGAATTAACTGCTGAATTACCAGGCGTAAAAAAAGAGGAAATTACGTTAGATTATAACCAAAATTACTTGACAATCAGTGCAAATCGCAATGAAGAAAACGAAACAAAAGAAAATAATTACATTTACCGCGAACGCCATGTTGGCAAAGTCCAAAGAAGCTTCTACATTGATAACATCGATAGGGATAAAATTCAAGCAACATTCCAAGATGGCATTTTACATGTACAGTTACCAAAACAAAAGGATACACAAAAACCATATCAATCTATTCAGATTGACTGA
- a CDS encoding FeoB small GTPase domain-containing protein, giving the protein MQDTRIHYTLQRKKQFQIDASPDQFVIALAGNPNVGKSTIFNALTGLRQHTGNWPGKTVDNAQGTFTHESQEFLLVDLPGTYSLSAHSSEEEITRDFISHGNPDVTLIVVDASCLERNLNLALQILEITPNVVLCVNLLDEARRKNITVNLDELSKELSIPVIGTTARTGRGLNQLKEAIFSISKNKKPDYPPAQIETTTDVEDKITQIYAKAEMICRKVVTKPIEQKKNWEYRLDDILTSRLFGYPIMFFMLCGVFWLTIEGANYPSELLSNILFSFEDTLTDLFIAMNAPAWLHGVLILGMYRSLAWVVSVMLPPMAIFFPLFTLLEDLGYLPRVAFNLDNAFRKCHASGKQVLTMCISIFCMQ; this is encoded by the coding sequence ATGCAGGACACCCGAATACATTATACGCTCCAGCGTAAAAAACAATTCCAAATTGATGCTTCGCCCGATCAATTTGTTATTGCACTCGCTGGAAATCCGAATGTAGGAAAAAGTACAATATTCAATGCATTAACCGGGCTTCGCCAACACACTGGAAATTGGCCAGGAAAAACGGTAGATAATGCCCAGGGGACATTTACGCATGAAAGTCAGGAATTTCTTTTAGTAGATTTGCCTGGCACCTACTCATTAAGCGCACATAGCAGTGAAGAAGAAATCACACGTGATTTTATTTCTCACGGAAATCCCGATGTAACACTTATCGTCGTCGATGCTTCCTGTCTAGAGCGAAACCTTAATTTAGCCTTGCAAATCCTTGAAATAACCCCCAATGTGGTGCTTTGTGTAAATTTACTTGATGAGGCCAGAAGAAAAAACATTACCGTAAATCTAGATGAATTAAGTAAAGAATTATCCATCCCTGTTATCGGGACGACTGCTCGCACCGGACGCGGACTAAATCAATTAAAAGAAGCTATCTTTTCTATTTCTAAGAACAAGAAACCTGACTATCCTCCTGCGCAGATAGAAACAACAACAGATGTGGAAGATAAAATCACTCAAATTTATGCGAAAGCAGAAATGATATGTCGCAAAGTCGTAACAAAACCTATTGAACAAAAAAAGAATTGGGAATATCGCCTTGATGATATCTTGACCTCTAGGTTATTTGGCTACCCTATCATGTTTTTTATGCTTTGTGGCGTTTTCTGGTTGACAATAGAAGGTGCAAATTATCCTTCAGAATTACTCAGCAACATATTGTTTAGCTTTGAAGACACTTTAACCGATTTATTCATTGCAATGAATGCGCCTGCTTGGCTACATGGAGTTTTAATTTTGGGTATGTATCGCTCACTCGCATGGGTTGTCTCTGTCATGCTCCCACCAATGGCTATCTTTTTTCCACTATTCACTCTCCTCGAAGATCTCGGGTATCTGCCACGTGTCGCCTTTAATCTCGACAATGCATTCAGGAAATGTCATGCTTCTGGCAAACAGGTACTAACCATGTGCATAAGCATTTTCTGTATGCAATAA
- a CDS encoding PTS fructose transporter subunit IIABC: MGIIDLLTPKAIALDVQITSKSEAIDTLVNLMDRAGVLLDTEVYKTAVLEREKTGTTGIGEGIAIPHAKSGAVKKAALAAMVVKSGVDYNSLDGQPAYLFFMIAAPDTANDLHVEVLSRLATLLMDNDFRQSLLDTKSTEEFLQLINKAETEKFTEEAPAKEVSTGYDVLAVTACPTGIAHTFMAAESLEMKAKEMGIRIKVETNGSGGIKNSLTPEDIKQASCIIVAADKKVEMARFNGKPLIQTKVADGIHKAKDLLEKATSGNVPVFHATEQTLQPENEKAESLGRQIYKHLMNGVSHMLPFVIGGGILIALAFLFDDYTINPANFGSNTPFAAFLKNVGGTAFGFMLPVLAGYIAMSIADRPGLAAGFVGGMLANSGGSGFLGALLAGFIAGYLVLGLKKLFRSLPPALEGIKPVLLYPVLGVLLIGAIITFLINPPVSVINTWMTNTLNTMGSGSKVFLGVILGAMMAIDMGGPINKASYVFGTASLASGQFDIMAAVMAGGMVPPLAIALCSTFFKNRFSEKDRKSGLTNYIMGFSFITEGAIPFAAADPTRVIPACAIGAGVAGGLSMLFGCTLRAPHGGLFVVPVIGSPLNYLIALAAGAIVGMIILALLKKPIE; encoded by the coding sequence ATGGGGATTATTGATTTATTAACCCCAAAAGCAATCGCTTTAGATGTACAAATCACTTCGAAAAGCGAAGCGATTGACACTTTGGTAAATCTAATGGACAGAGCAGGCGTTTTATTAGATACAGAGGTGTATAAAACTGCTGTATTGGAACGCGAAAAAACTGGAACTACCGGTATTGGCGAAGGAATCGCCATTCCTCATGCAAAATCTGGTGCGGTAAAAAAAGCTGCTCTTGCCGCAATGGTGGTTAAGTCTGGCGTAGATTATAACTCTCTTGACGGTCAACCCGCCTATCTCTTCTTTATGATTGCAGCCCCTGATACAGCAAATGATCTACATGTAGAAGTTCTAAGCCGTCTAGCCACATTACTTATGGACAACGACTTTCGCCAATCACTTCTTGATACAAAATCAACAGAGGAATTTTTACAATTAATAAACAAAGCAGAAACCGAAAAATTTACTGAAGAAGCACCGGCGAAAGAAGTATCTACTGGCTATGATGTCCTTGCAGTCACTGCCTGTCCAACCGGAATTGCTCATACTTTTATGGCAGCAGAAAGCCTTGAAATGAAAGCTAAAGAAATGGGTATACGCATTAAAGTAGAAACAAATGGTTCTGGTGGAATAAAGAATTCACTTACCCCCGAAGATATTAAGCAGGCAAGTTGCATCATTGTTGCCGCTGATAAAAAAGTAGAAATGGCTCGATTTAACGGTAAGCCTCTAATTCAAACAAAAGTTGCTGATGGTATACACAAAGCAAAAGATCTGCTAGAAAAAGCAACTTCGGGAAATGTACCTGTTTTTCACGCTACTGAACAAACACTTCAACCAGAGAATGAAAAAGCAGAAAGTTTAGGGCGCCAAATCTACAAACATTTGATGAACGGTGTTTCACATATGCTGCCATTTGTCATCGGCGGAGGAATTTTAATTGCCCTTGCCTTCTTATTTGATGACTATACCATTAATCCGGCCAACTTTGGTTCCAATACTCCATTTGCCGCATTTTTAAAAAATGTTGGCGGGACAGCTTTCGGCTTTATGCTTCCAGTCTTAGCTGGATATATTGCAATGAGTATTGCCGATCGTCCAGGACTTGCAGCCGGATTTGTCGGCGGTATGCTTGCCAATAGCGGTGGATCAGGATTTTTAGGCGCACTGCTTGCTGGATTCATCGCTGGTTATTTAGTATTAGGCTTAAAGAAACTATTTAGGTCTCTGCCTCCAGCTTTAGAAGGCATCAAACCTGTACTTCTCTATCCTGTTCTTGGAGTATTGCTAATCGGTGCTATCATTACCTTTCTCATCAATCCACCTGTATCCGTGATTAATACTTGGATGACAAATACGCTAAATACCATGGGATCTGGCAGTAAAGTTTTCTTAGGTGTTATTCTTGGTGCTATGATGGCAATTGATATGGGCGGTCCAATCAATAAAGCCTCGTATGTCTTTGGAACTGCATCACTTGCTAGCGGACAGTTTGATATTATGGCGGCTGTAATGGCTGGCGGAATGGTTCCTCCACTCGCAATTGCGCTTTGCAGCACATTCTTTAAAAATCGGTTTAGTGAAAAAGATCGTAAATCTGGTCTTACCAACTATATCATGGGATTTTCCTTTATCACAGAAGGTGCTATTCCATTTGCCGCCGCTGATCCAACAAGAGTAATTCCAGCTTGCGCTATCGGGGCAGGCGTTGCAGGCGGATTATCCATGCTATTTGGCTGTACACTTCGCGCCCCTCACGGTGGTCTTTTTGTTGTCCCAGTAATCGGCAGCCCATTGAACTATTTAATTGCCCTTGCCGCCGGAGCAATTGTCGGCATGATAATTTTAGCACTCTTAAAGAAACCAATTGAATAA
- a CDS encoding MgtC/SapB family protein, whose amino-acid sequence MITESELIFRLTLALFLGGLVGYERQAHHKSAGLKTNSLVCLGSCLIMILSIMLYQHVEGKTNADPARLAAQVVSGIGFLGAGTIMKEGLTVKGLTTAACLWVVSGVGLAVGAGYYIAAFFTSALVFFTLGILSRIDKLYDKNLDVSVEAMDKSELINQIGVVLEELKIEFSDVAIKDRNNGMILVQLDVHNCDIKHSLKIISRLKEVDGVVNVTINT is encoded by the coding sequence ATGATTACAGAAAGTGAATTGATTTTTCGTTTAACTTTAGCCTTATTTTTAGGCGGGCTAGTGGGCTATGAAAGACAAGCTCATCATAAATCAGCAGGCCTGAAAACGAATTCTTTAGTTTGCTTAGGTTCATGTTTGATTATGATTTTATCGATTATGCTTTATCAGCATGTAGAAGGAAAAACAAACGCTGATCCAGCAAGGCTGGCGGCGCAAGTTGTTAGCGGTATAGGTTTTTTAGGCGCTGGTACGATTATGAAAGAGGGATTGACCGTTAAAGGGCTGACCACTGCAGCGTGTCTTTGGGTTGTTTCTGGCGTTGGGTTAGCTGTTGGCGCCGGTTATTATATAGCCGCATTTTTTACATCGGCATTAGTATTTTTCACTTTAGGGATTTTATCGCGTATAGATAAATTGTATGATAAAAATTTAGATGTTTCTGTTGAAGCGATGGATAAATCAGAATTGATTAATCAAATTGGTGTTGTACTAGAAGAATTAAAAATTGAATTTAGTGATGTAGCGATTAAAGATCGAAATAATGGAATGATATTAGTGCAACTGGATGTACATAATTGTGATATTAAACATTCATTAAAAATAATTAGCCGACTAAAGGAAGTTGATGGCGTAGTTAACGTTACAATCAATACATAA
- a CDS encoding FeoA family protein has translation MAIQSLATLSAGQFCYINTIELQGLFKRRILDLGVIPGTVVQCIRHSPSGSPIAYKIRGATIAIRKEDASQIKVTL, from the coding sequence ATGGCAATACAATCTTTAGCAACTTTGTCAGCCGGACAGTTTTGCTATATAAATACAATTGAACTACAAGGGCTATTTAAAAGGCGAATTCTTGATTTAGGCGTTATTCCGGGGACAGTAGTTCAATGTATTCGTCACAGTCCATCCGGTAGCCCGATTGCTTATAAAATTCGCGGGGCGACAATTGCAATCCGAAAAGAAGATGCTAGTCAAATTAAAGTAACATTGTAG
- the pfkB gene encoding 1-phosphofructokinase: protein MIYTATFNPSLDYIVQLDTFTAGAVNRTKHERIFGGGKGINVSIVLHNLGVDSITLGFIAGFTGDEIERQVKSFGCKTDFIHLSDGLSRINVKLKADVESEINGQGPEIDKTSLKAFFDKLNQIHHEDVLVLAGSIPSTLPSDIYEKIMEHLADKSIKIVVDATCNLLLNVLKYKPFLIKPNHHELGEIFNTILTTDEEIISCAKKLQAKGAQNVLVSMAGDGAILITSDGKIYKSPVPKGIVKNSVGAGDSMVAGFLAGLLTTNNIEKAFKIGVATGSASAFSEALATKEEVMKLLQQL, encoded by the coding sequence ATGATTTACACGGCAACGTTTAATCCCTCCCTAGATTATATCGTCCAACTGGATACATTTACCGCTGGAGCGGTCAATCGAACAAAACACGAGCGTATTTTCGGTGGAGGAAAAGGCATCAACGTATCCATCGTACTGCATAACCTTGGCGTAGATAGCATAACGTTGGGCTTTATTGCTGGCTTTACTGGAGACGAAATTGAACGCCAAGTAAAGTCCTTCGGCTGTAAAACCGATTTCATTCATCTATCTGATGGATTATCCCGTATCAATGTAAAATTAAAAGCTGACGTAGAAAGTGAGATTAATGGGCAAGGCCCTGAAATCGATAAAACTTCACTAAAAGCTTTTTTCGACAAACTTAATCAAATTCATCATGAGGATGTATTAGTCTTAGCCGGCAGCATTCCAAGCACATTGCCAAGCGACATCTACGAAAAAATCATGGAACATCTTGCAGATAAATCAATAAAAATCGTCGTAGATGCCACATGTAATTTATTATTAAATGTCTTAAAATACAAACCATTTTTAATTAAACCTAATCATCATGAACTCGGTGAAATTTTTAACACAATATTAACAACTGATGAAGAAATTATCTCCTGTGCAAAAAAGTTACAAGCGAAAGGTGCCCAAAATGTACTGGTCTCTATGGCAGGAGATGGGGCTATCTTGATTACTTCTGACGGCAAAATCTATAAAAGTCCCGTTCCTAAAGGTATTGTAAAAAATTCTGTTGGTGCCGGTGATTCAATGGTCGCTGGGTTCTTAGCTGGTCTATTAACGACAAACAACATTGAAAAAGCATTTAAAATAGGCGTAGCAACTGGAAGTGCAAGTGCATTCTCGGAAGCGTTGGCAACAAAAGAGGAAGTAATGAAATTATTGCAACAATTATAA
- a CDS encoding arsenate reductase family protein, protein MKFICYPKCTTCKRAEDYLKGQGISFTKRDIKEENPNFAELEAWYKVSGLPLKRFFNTSGLKYKELSLKDKLPHMTEIEQLKLLATDGMLVKRPILVSDKFVLVGFKEKEWEEKLDQK, encoded by the coding sequence ATGAAGTTTATTTGTTATCCTAAATGCACAACTTGTAAAAGGGCAGAAGATTATTTAAAAGGGCAGGGGATTTCGTTTACGAAGCGTGATATTAAGGAAGAGAACCCGAACTTTGCTGAACTGGAAGCATGGTATAAAGTAAGTGGACTACCGCTAAAACGTTTTTTTAATACGAGTGGATTGAAATATAAAGAATTATCGCTTAAGGATAAATTGCCGCATATGACAGAAATCGAGCAGCTCAAACTGCTGGCGACAGATGGAATGCTTGTAAAACGACCAATTTTAGTGAGCGATAAATTTGTCCTTGTGGGATTTAAAGAAAAAGAGTGGGAAGAAAAACTAGACCAGAAATAA
- a CDS encoding GGDEF domain-containing response regulator — MADKSVILVIDDNMLICTIVKDILKTKYENIITIQDANKSVAVAKEILPDLILLDVVLISTDGFEICRRLKSSPVTESIPVMFVTSESERKIISRCFEVGAVDYIRKPFISAELMARVAVHLESRKHKLQLQSMIREMAEVLRHDELTKLYTRRIFMQELQSYFEIQHKFVLVIADIDNFKRINDTYGHVIGDAILTLVAKALKDNCRPIDIAARWGGEEFIMLFPSLNEDSTRHILECMRKSINEICLEHKGEMISVTTTFGFTNVDFDVEMEKSIAMADKALYYGKKHGKNRCIMYDKSFEFLP; from the coding sequence ATGGCAGATAAAAGTGTTATCTTAGTAATAGACGATAACATGTTAATATGTACAATTGTGAAAGATATCTTAAAAACAAAGTATGAAAATATCATAACAATACAGGATGCAAATAAGAGTGTAGCTGTTGCAAAAGAGATTCTGCCAGATTTAATTCTACTCGACGTAGTATTGATTAGCACGGATGGGTTCGAAATATGTCGCAGGTTAAAATCAAGTCCAGTAACTGAAAGTATTCCTGTTATGTTTGTGACAAGTGAAAGTGAAAGAAAAATTATTTCTCGTTGTTTTGAAGTGGGTGCGGTAGATTATATCCGAAAACCATTTATTTCAGCTGAATTGATGGCGAGGGTAGCAGTTCATTTGGAAAGTAGAAAGCATAAGTTACAGCTGCAAAGTATGATTAGGGAAATGGCGGAAGTTCTTCGTCATGATGAGTTGACGAAATTGTACACACGAAGGATATTTATGCAGGAATTGCAAAGTTATTTTGAAATTCAGCATAAATTTGTTTTGGTAATTGCCGATATTGATAATTTTAAAAGAATTAATGATACATACGGTCATGTTATTGGTGATGCGATTTTGACACTGGTTGCAAAAGCATTAAAAGATAATTGCCGTCCCATAGATATTGCCGCAAGGTGGGGTGGTGAAGAGTTTATTATGCTGTTTCCTAGCTTAAATGAAGATTCAACTCGGCACATACTTGAATGTATGAGGAAGAGTATAAATGAAATTTGCTTAGAACATAAAGGTGAAATGATATCTGTAACAACAACATTCGGGTTTACAAATGTTGATTTTGATGTGGAGATGGAAAAAAGTATCGCGATGGCTGATAAGGCACTTTATTATGGGAAAAAACATGGTAAGAATCGCTGTATTATGTATGATAAATCTTTTGAATTCTTACCTTGA
- a CDS encoding recombinase family protein, producing the protein MEIQYRAALYMRLSKEDQVAGESGSILTQRRILNEYAKENGFVIYREYVDDGCSGTNFERIGFKQMLADISLKKVNLVIVKDLSRFGRDYIGAGEYLEKIFPLQSVRVIAINDGFDSLKKLSYQMLAIKNVFNEMYARDISDKITTALKAKMQSGAYIGNFAPYGYQKDSHNKNKLVVNEETAPIVKQIFHWATQGLNPKRIAEKLNSKQILAPLAYRNFYHTKRKINDEICKQGWNAATIGKILKNPVYLGHLVQGKTRKVSFKLKQLVPVDCAEWIIVKNTHAALVSAEDFELIMQMRRNRTCHRQGSFSNLFSGVAFCKACGRRMSSVGSRKKDSPINLACGAYKAGGIKVCSNHFIEYRVLYDIVLQSLNKELILYEIEWSSLVSRIKEKCRKKIEGVSEDRQVQRLQKRSRELDALISKLYEDYSRGFLTEVRLRKMVMQYEMKYRDIQDVLQLRNHAENIPKDADASTRVDEKILEYIKRWKQLSALSPRMIANFIHSIEIGQGSYEIINGKRRKEQKIYLQFQFEKRTEANTSFDAF; encoded by the coding sequence ATGGAAATCCAATATCGGGCAGCGTTATATATGCGGCTATCGAAGGAGGATCAAGTTGCTGGAGAAAGTGGCAGTATTCTTACGCAACGAAGGATTCTCAATGAGTACGCAAAAGAGAATGGCTTTGTTATCTATCGTGAATATGTAGATGATGGCTGCTCAGGAACAAATTTTGAGCGAATAGGATTTAAGCAAATGCTTGCAGATATTTCATTAAAAAAAGTAAATTTAGTGATTGTAAAGGATTTATCGCGATTTGGCAGAGATTATATTGGTGCAGGAGAGTACTTAGAAAAGATATTTCCCTTACAATCGGTGCGAGTGATTGCAATTAATGATGGTTTTGATTCGTTGAAAAAGTTATCTTATCAGATGTTAGCGATAAAAAATGTATTTAATGAAATGTATGCGCGTGATATTTCTGATAAAATTACGACGGCATTAAAAGCCAAAATGCAATCGGGTGCTTATATTGGAAATTTTGCACCCTATGGCTATCAAAAGGATTCTCATAATAAAAATAAACTTGTTGTAAATGAAGAGACTGCACCCATTGTTAAACAAATTTTTCATTGGGCAACACAGGGGTTAAATCCAAAAAGAATTGCAGAGAAATTAAATAGCAAGCAGATATTAGCACCACTGGCGTATCGGAATTTTTATCATACAAAAAGAAAAATAAATGATGAAATCTGTAAGCAGGGCTGGAATGCGGCAACAATTGGAAAAATATTAAAAAATCCTGTCTATCTTGGGCATTTGGTGCAGGGAAAAACCAGAAAGGTATCGTTTAAATTAAAGCAGCTTGTCCCTGTAGATTGTGCAGAATGGATTATTGTAAAAAATACACATGCAGCGCTTGTTAGTGCAGAAGATTTTGAGCTCATCATGCAGATGCGGCGCAATCGCACTTGCCATAGACAAGGCAGTTTTTCAAATTTATTTTCAGGTGTTGCATTTTGCAAAGCGTGTGGACGAAGGATGTCATCAGTAGGTTCGCGGAAAAAAGATTCACCGATAAATTTGGCTTGTGGAGCGTATAAAGCTGGAGGAATAAAAGTTTGCAGTAACCATTTTATCGAATATCGTGTACTTTATGATATTGTTTTACAATCATTAAATAAAGAATTGATACTATATGAAATAGAATGGTCATCCTTAGTAAGCCGTATAAAAGAAAAATGCAGGAAGAAGATAGAAGGTGTTTCCGAAGATAGACAAGTACAGCGATTGCAAAAGCGCAGTAGAGAGCTAGATGCTTTAATTAGTAAATTATATGAAGACTATAGTCGAGGTTTTTTAACCGAGGTGCGATTGCGAAAAATGGTTATGCAATATGAAATGAAGTATAGAGACATTCAAGATGTGCTGCAATTAAGAAATCATGCGGAGAATATTCCTAAAGATGCGGATGCTTCAACAAGGGTAGACGAAAAAATTTTGGAGTATATAAAAAGATGGAAACAGCTGTCGGCGCTATCTCCAAGGATGATTGCAAATTTTATTCATTCTATAGAAATTGGTCAGGGCAGTTATGAAATAATAAATGGCAAGCGAAGAAAAGAACAAAAAATTTATCTTCAATTTCAATTTGAAAAAAGAACTGAAGCAAACACTTCGTTTGATGCTTTTTAA